From the Clostridia bacterium genome, the window CAGCAGAATGTCGATGTCGATTACGCGCGGTCCCTTCGGCACTCCGCGGCGTCGTCCCATCGCTTGTTCCACGGCGAGAGTACGCGTGAGCAGTTGCCGCGGCATCGCATCCGTGCGGAGTGCAACTGCGCAGTTGAGGAACCAGGGCTGCTGAACGTAGTCTACCGGTTCGGTTTCGTAGAACGATGAGATCGCCGTTATGCTGCCGAGTTCGCGCAGGCGCTCAATTGCTGTCTCCAGGTTCGCAACGCGATTTCCCAGATTGGAGCCGAGCGAAAGATAAACGAGCTTCTGCACGCAGCTATGGTAACGCGAGTGCGCGCAAGCGTGCAGAACCGTGAGTTGGCAGCAATAGCCTGTGTTCATGCGGGTCCGCGCACGATATGTCAATGGTCAAGAGAAGGGCAGTGCTGGAATGCGGATTTGTAGCCGCGTCGCAAAGGTGCGTGGACAGAGGCTTTGCGAGACCGGCCTGTGGAAAACCCGCATGAAATCAGCGCAAAAATGCTTCTCAACCTGTACATGCTGTTATAAGATACGTCGCACTGAGTAGCTGTATGTACTCACTCAAGGAGGATTTTCCAATGGCAGCAGGCATGACCAAGACTCAGCTGGTGCGTTTCATGGCGGAGAAGCTCGAACTCAACAATAAGACCGCTGCGGCGTTCCTGCAGACTCTGGCGGAAGTTGCGGTCAAGGAAACGAAGAAGAACGGCGTGTTCGTAATTCCGGGCCTTGGCCGCCTGGTGAAGTCCGCACGCAAAGCCCGCATGGGCCGCAACCCCCAGACCGGCGAGCCCATCAAGATCGCTGCGAAGACCGTTGTGAAGTTCCGCGTGGCGAAGGCCGCGAAGGACGCGATCGCCCCGAAGAAGTAAAACACTTCAACATTCTGTGCCCAAGGGCCGGCTAGCGCAGCCGGCCCTTCACTTTGTTTGCAGAACCCCATTTGCCAGCAGAACCGCGATTCACGAATTGCCGTAGCAACTCGCGTCCTCACTGCAGGAGCGCGACGAGACATAACCGGCGAGCAACATCGCATCTGAATTGTAATTCCGAATTGGAGCGATTCAAATGCCAGGCGTTCGCGCGAGCGGAGTCCGGTTGCGATGGTTGATTGCGGTCACTTCTTTGGCGCTGCTGTTGGGCGGTTGCGGCGGAGACTCTTCATCGCCGTCTGCTAACGCCGGTGGAGGCGGGACACCCACTGGCGGTGGCAATCCGACGGGTGGCGGCGGTGCCGTGACGCTTGCGACTGAGGTGGTTGCCAGCGGACTCACCGTCCCATGGGAAATGGTTTGGGCGCCAGACGGACGGATGTTCTTCACGGAACAACCTGGCCTATTGCGCGTCATGGTGAATGGAAATGTGCAGGCCGCGCCCGTACTGGATTTGACGTCGATTGTTCCGGGCGGGGAAGCCGGAATGCTCGGTCTCGAACTCGATCGCAGCTTCGCTTCCAATCACTTTCTCTACATCTTCTACTGTCTTACAACCGGCGGAGTACACTGCCGTGTAAGTCGCTTCACGGAATCGAACAACTCGATTGCACCCGGGAGCGAGCAGGTGTTGATCGAAACTGCTGCGGGCCCGCATCACGAAGCAGGGCGCATCAAGATCGGCCCGGATGGATTGCTCTACGTGGCGGTTGGCGATGTTTTCGACCCACAAACGGCACAGGACCTCACGCGCAATGAAGGCAAAATCCTTCGCATGAATGTGGACGGTTCGGCTGCCGCGGGCAATCCGTTCCCGGAGAACCCATTCGTCTACACGTTGGGACATCGCGACCCGCAGGGACTTGCGTTTGATAGTTCGGGACAGTTGTATTCAACCGAACACGGTCCAATCTCGAATGACGAGGTCAATATCATCAACGCAGGGAAGAACTACGGATGGCCGACATGCATCGGAAGATGTAACGATCCGCGCTTTGTGGATCCGATCAAACTATTTTCGCCAGAGACGGCCGCGCCATCGGGCGCTACGTTCTACAACGGCAGCGCGATTCCGCAGTGGAACGGCTCGCTGCTGTTTGCGACGCTCGGCCTCGCTGGCAACACGTTCGCGCACCATCTGCACCGGATCAAGTTCGATCGTCCCGGCGGGACGAACATCGTGGAAGAGGAAGTTCTGTTCAGAGACGCTTTCGGCAGGTTGCGCAATGTTGCTGTGGGACCGGACGGTTTTGTTTATATCTCCACGAGCAACGGCGGCGGACAGGACAAGATCATTCGGATTCGTCCGAAGTGAAAAACACCAGTAGCATGTGAGGCGAATTACAGCAGAACGATACTGATGCCCTTGTTGCCGCGGCCTAGATCGCGGTCCTGCTTCAGTTCAGGATATTTGCGAAGGAGCGCCCACGTGGTTTCGTCGGAGATGCGGAAATCTTCACCGGCGATGAACGCCCGCAGTTGACCTTCGCGAACACGTGCCGCGAGCGATCCCTGAATCGCAACGCGAATGGCGCCGCCGACGCCTTTCGATCCGTATCCATGCACAAGTTTTAGCGCCTCAATGCCATTCCTGCGGGCTTGCTGGAGTTCTCTAAACAGGAGGGTGCGGGCCTGCTCGACCGTAGGGAGGCCCTCCTCGAGGTTCACGAGTTTCATCTTCAGCGCGCTACGTGACATGGTTCAGTTGTCTGATATGCGATTTGTTCGTACTCGTTCTTGTACACCTGCCCACCCCTGATCACAAATGCTTGCACGCTTGAAAAAAGAAGGCACAGCAGAAATCTGCTGTGCCTTGAACCTGACCCTCAAAGTGAGTGAGCGCCGAGTTCTGCGTGTCTCTACTGCCCCGGTTGGCCGAGGTTGTCTTCGAAGTGCTTCAGCATGCGGTTGTAGAGGTGGACGCGCGCCTTGAAGCCGCCAATGCCGTGCGTCTTCTGCGGGTAGAGTTGCAAGTCGAACGGCTTGCCGCCGTTGATCATGGCATTGATGAACTGCATAGAGTTCTGCATGTGCACGTTGTCGTCGCTGGTGCCGTGCACGAGCAGGAGCTTGCCACTGAGGTTAGGGGCAGAGTTGATGATCGATGCGGAGTCGTAACCTTTCGCGTTCTCCTGCGGCAGGTTCATGTAACGTTCGGTGTAGATGGAATCGTAGTTGCGCCAATCGGTGACGGGCGCAACGGAAACGCCAGCTTTGAAGCGGTCTGTATGCGTCATGGCGTAAGCCGTCATGCTGCCGCCATAGCTCCATCCCCAGAATCCCGTGCGTTTGGCATCCAGGACAGGGAACTGCGCGATGGCCTGATCGAGAGCGCTGAGTTGGTCGCGGAGTTCGACATCGCCGAGGTGGCCATAAGTGGCGGCGGCAAACTTGAGCCCGCGATTGCCCATGCCGCGGTTGTCGACTTTCAGGACAGCAAAACCACGACGCGCAAGGATCTGATCGTAGGCATTGATCGTGCTATACGAGTCGCGCACGGATTGCCCATGAGGACCGCCGTAAGGATTCAAAATCACCGGCGACTTGCCGTTGACCATTGCTGGGCCTTGTTTAGGGAGCAGGATGACGCCGTGTAAAAGCGTTCCGTCTTCGGCCTTGAAGTCTACGAACTTCGG encodes:
- the folK gene encoding 2-amino-4-hydroxy-6-hydroxymethyldihydropteridine diphosphokinase; amino-acid sequence: MNTGYCCQLTVLHACAHSRYHSCVQKLVYLSLGSNLGNRVANLETAIERLRELGSITAISSFYETEPVDYVQQPWFLNCAVALRTDAMPRQLLTRTLAVEQAMGRRRGVPKGPRVIDIDILLFGTSMIDTAILTIPHPALHERRFVLEPLAEIAPEARHPVFKKTIRELFAALPHDGAKVRRIRKTPAEEQPQ
- a CDS encoding PQQ-dependent sugar dehydrogenase; this translates as MPGVRASGVRLRWLIAVTSLALLLGGCGGDSSSPSANAGGGGTPTGGGNPTGGGGAVTLATEVVASGLTVPWEMVWAPDGRMFFTEQPGLLRVMVNGNVQAAPVLDLTSIVPGGEAGMLGLELDRSFASNHFLYIFYCLTTGGVHCRVSRFTESNNSIAPGSEQVLIETAAGPHHEAGRIKIGPDGLLYVAVGDVFDPQTAQDLTRNEGKILRMNVDGSAAAGNPFPENPFVYTLGHRDPQGLAFDSSGQLYSTEHGPISNDEVNIINAGKNYGWPTCIGRCNDPRFVDPIKLFSPETAAPSGATFYNGSAIPQWNGSLLFATLGLAGNTFAHHLHRIKFDRPGGTNIVEEEVLFRDAFGRLRNVAVGPDGFVYISTSNGGGQDKIIRIRPK
- a CDS encoding Smr/MutS family protein, which translates into the protein MSRSALKMKLVNLEEGLPTVEQARTLLFRELQQARRNGIEALKLVHGYGSKGVGGAIRVAIQGSLAARVREGQLRAFIAGEDFRISDETTWALLRKYPELKQDRDLGRGNKGISIVLL
- a CDS encoding HU family DNA-binding protein — protein: MAAGMTKTQLVRFMAEKLELNNKTAAAFLQTLAEVAVKETKKNGVFVIPGLGRLVKSARKARMGRNPQTGEPIKIAAKTVVKFRVAKAAKDAIAPKK